Genomic segment of bacterium:
GCCGGGCTTCGGGACCGGCCGGCGGCGCCCCGAGGCGTCCGGCTCGCCGAGCTCCATCCGCACGCACTTGAGCCCGACGACCCACTTCTTGTCGTCGCCGAGGACTTCGGTCGGGGCGACCAGCAGCTCGAACTTCACCCCTTCCTGCTTCGCGTGGTGGACCTCCTCGACGCGGGCCGGCAGCTCGGCCTCGCCGCGGCGGTAGACGATCGTCGCCTCCGACGCGCCGAGCCGCTTCGCGGTGCGGACCGAGTCCATCGCCACGTTGCCGCCGCCGACGACCGCGACCCGCTTCCCGTGCAGCACCGGCGTGTCGGCGTCGGGGAAGCTCCAGGCGGCCATCAGGTTGACCCGGGTGAGGAACTCGTTGGCCGAGTAGACCCCCTTGAAGTTCTCGCCCGGCACGTTCATGAAGACCGGCAGCCCCGCGCCGACGGCGACGAAGATCGCGTCGTTCTCGGCGCGCAGCTCGTCGAGCGTGAAGGTCTTCCCGACCACGGCGTTGCAGACGATCTTCACGCCCCGCGCCTCGAGCCGCTCCACTTCCTTGCGGACGATCTCCTTCGGCAGCCGGAACTCCGGGATGCCGTAGACGAGCACGCCGCCCGGCGTGTGGAACGCCTCGTAGATCGTGACCTCGTGGCCGAGCTTGGCCAGCTCGCCCGCCGCGGTCAGGCCGCCGGGGCCGGAGCCGACGACGGCGCACTTCTTGCCGGTCGGCGGCGCGACCTCGTCCACGAGCTGGCCGCGGGCGCCGCGCGCCCAGTCGGCGACGAAGCGCTCGAGGTAGCCGATGGCGACCGGCAGCCCGCGGTTGCCGCGGATGCAGTTCGCCTCGCACTGCGTCTCCTGCGGGCAGACGCGGCCGGTCACCGCGGGCAGCGCGTTGTCGGAGAGCAGGCTCTCCGCCGCGGCCTTGATGTTCCCCTCGGCGAGGAAGTTGATGAAGCGCGGAATGTTGACCATCACCGGGCAGCCCTGCACGCAGTGCGCGTTCTTGCACTTGAGGCAGCGCTGCGCCTCGAGCATCGCGAACTGCTCGGGCAGGCCGAGGTTGACTTCCTCGAAGTTGCCGCTGCGGCGCAGGGCCTCCTGCTCCGGCATCTTCTGACGTTCGATCGCCATCCGTTCCTTGGCGGTCAAGGGACGAGGTGCGTCCATGTTCTTCCTCACCGAATCTTGCAGACGTGGCCCGCGTTCTCCGCGCGCTCGGACGCCTGCCGTTCAAAGTCCATGTAGGTGGAAAGGCGGTCGCGCAGCTCGGCGAAGTCCACGAGGTGGGCGTCGAACTCCGGGCCGTCCACGCAGGCGAACTTGACCTCGCCGCCGACCGTCACGCGGCAGCCGCCGCACATCCCCGTGCCGTCGATCATGATCGGGTTGAGGGAGACGATCGTGTGCACGCCGAGCGGGCGCGTCATCTCGGCGACGGCGCGCATCATCGGCACCGGGCCGACCGCGTAGACGGTGGAGACCGGGCCCGCCGCGATCACGTCCTTCAGCGCGTCGGTGACGAAGCCGTGGCGGCCGTAGCTGCCGTCGTCGGTGCAGACGACGACGTCGCCGTGGCGCCGCAGCTCTTCTTCGTAGATCACCCATTCCTTGCTGCGGCCGCCGATCACGCTCGTGACCTTGACGCCGCGCGCGGCGAGCCCCTGCGCGATCGGGTGGACGACGGCCGTGCCGACGCCGCCGCCGACGCAGACGGCGTGGCCCGACTCGGCCAGCTCCGTCGGCCGGCCGAGCGGGCCGGCGACGTCCTGGATCGCGGCGCCGGGGGCGAGCGCGCAGAGTTCCTTCGTGCTCTTCCCCACCGCCTGAATGACGAGCGTGATCGTGCCGGCCTCGGCGTCGCCGTCGGCGATCGTCAGCGGGATCCGCTCGTGGCCGGGCCCGAGGCGCACGATCACGAACTGACCCGGCTGGCGGATCTTCGCGATGCGCGGCGCCTCGACGACCAGACGGGTGACGTTGGGCGAGAGTTGCGTGACTGAAACGATCGGATGCATTTCAACTCCCTCGCCGGGGCGAGGACGAAGTCCTGCGGCCGGCGGTGACGTGCGGGCAAGAAAATCAAACCGGCGCCGCCGCGCCGGGGAGTCTCAAGGTAGCCGCGGGTCGCGGGCGGGTCAAACTCGACGCGCGCGCGGCCCGGTCATTTGCGGCGCGGCAGACGCCACGCGTTCTCGACCCAGTGGAACCCCAAACGGGGGAAGTAGCCCGTCGCCTCGGGACGCGAAACGGCGACGATCGGGATTTCGTC
This window contains:
- the gltA gene encoding NADPH-dependent glutamate synthase, translated to MAIERQKMPEQEALRRSGNFEEVNLGLPEQFAMLEAQRCLKCKNAHCVQGCPVMVNIPRFINFLAEGNIKAAAESLLSDNALPAVTGRVCPQETQCEANCIRGNRGLPVAIGYLERFVADWARGARGQLVDEVAPPTGKKCAVVGSGPGGLTAAGELAKLGHEVTIYEAFHTPGGVLVYGIPEFRLPKEIVRKEVERLEARGVKIVCNAVVGKTFTLDELRAENDAIFVAVGAGLPVFMNVPGENFKGVYSANEFLTRVNLMAAWSFPDADTPVLHGKRVAVVGGGNVAMDSVRTAKRLGASEATIVYRRGEAELPARVEEVHHAKQEGVKFELLVAPTEVLGDDKKWVVGLKCVRMELGEPDASGRRRPVPKPGSEFILPCDEVIVAIGTRANPLLTSTCPDLKLNKWGNIVADEDGMTSVPGVFAGGDIVRGAATVILAMGDGKRAAHAMHAYLTRQPARV
- a CDS encoding sulfide/dihydroorotate dehydrogenase-like FAD/NAD-binding protein is translated as MHPIVSVTQLSPNVTRLVVEAPRIAKIRQPGQFVIVRLGPGHERIPLTIADGDAEAGTITLVIQAVGKSTKELCALAPGAAIQDVAGPLGRPTELAESGHAVCVGGGVGTAVVHPIAQGLAARGVKVTSVIGGRSKEWVIYEEELRRHGDVVVCTDDGSYGRHGFVTDALKDVIAAGPVSTVYAVGPVPMMRAVAEMTRPLGVHTIVSLNPIMIDGTGMCGGCRVTVGGEVKFACVDGPEFDAHLVDFAELRDRLSTYMDFERQASERAENAGHVCKIR